In a genomic window of Diabrotica undecimpunctata isolate CICGRU chromosome 2, icDiaUnde3, whole genome shotgun sequence:
- the LOC140433413 gene encoding KIF-binding protein-like: MEFNFENIVKQLKDEYESTKCPSTIKQKQETQVGDSGEDTKTDQKYLEQEFCELEIKVDQILAGISKDTLNYCKILSLISSILYEKSKVSLNMNALTISKAYLEKSLNIIKDLSQDAQIRFIYLKVVNYLSYVISRMGDFERARALLEEVVKEELKFDTFVYSTENLFESHNSDQALAKAKLRKLKINNLQMLGWVYGKLGLNNLYAETIHESLQEELDINDGDPISWATRCYRLASLFIVQDKWINAVYHLRAAQTVLDPLETSLLPNTALFKAQADLARTWVQYGLHLFSRSRRSVMEKVWEDTWKLCRQSESSDANKFKFVGLEIHSPSVPVKEITNIEEARELFTYTHKWLKRARLFYNLRDYPLQYVNVIQELNELYRYLAFYEKDIDSQYEVHKKRLETLEMLSSLLREVRPTGYNTVSLEIVKEVIDVQLEMMHINLKRVFKPNENTNYSKEEIKKQIEIFNSVNDKMGNLCKDVNDSNPKSVSDVDGLDHLLSSNILVNSDKDTELDLKKEGKTKNKETTSATELKIEETKSK; the protein is encoded by the exons ATGGAATTTAACTTTGAAAATATTGTTAAGCAACTAAAAGATGAATACGAAAGTACTAAATGTCCATCCACAATTAAGCAAAAGCAAGAAACGCAAGTAGGAGATTCAGGTGAAGATACTAAAACAGACCAAAAATATTTAGAACAAGAATTTTGTGAATTAGAAATTAAAGTAGATCAAATACTAGCAGGTATATCTAAAGATACattaaattattgtaagatattGTCACTAATAAGTtctattttatatgaaaaatcAAAGGTTTCTCTAAACATGAATGCTCTTACAATATCGAAAGCATACTTGGAGAAGAGTCTTAACATTATTAAAGACTTAAGTCAAGATGCTCAgataagatttatatatttaaaagtaGTAAACTACCTTTCTTATGTTATATCAAGAATGGGAGATTTTGAAAGAGCAAGAGCCCTTCTTGAAGAAGTTGTCAAAGAAGAGCTCAAATTTGATACTTTCGTGTACAGCACAGAGAACCTATTTGAGTCACATAATTCAGACCAGGCATTAGCAAAAGCAAAGCTACGAAAGCTGAAGATAAATAATTTGCAAATGCTTGGCTGGGTTTACGGGAAATTAGGGTTAAATAATCTTTATGCAGAAACAATACACGAAAGTCTACAGGAAGAACTTGATATTAATGATGGTGATCCTATTAGTTGGGCCACAAGATGTTATAGATTGGCGTCTTTATTCATCGTACAGGATAAATGGATAAATGCGGTATATCACTTAAGAGCAGCTCAGACTGTTTTGGACCCACTTGAAACTTCTTTATTGCCGAACACAGCTCTTTTTAAAGCACAAGCTGATTTAGCAAGAACTTGG GTACAATATGGGCTGCACCTCTTTAGTCGTAGTAGACGATCTGTCATGGAAAAAGTTTGGGAAGACACTTGGAAACTTTGTCGCCAAAGTGAATCATCGGATGCAAATAAGTTTAAATTTGTAGGATTAGAAATTCACTCACCAAGTGTTCCTGTAAAAGAGATTACGAATATAGAAGAAGCACGCGAACTATTTACGTATACCCACAAGTGGTTAAAACGAGCCAGATTATTTTACAATTTAAGAGATTATCCACTACAGTACGTTAATGTTATACAGGAATTGAATGAGCTATATAGATATCTTGCGTTTTATGAAAAAGATATAGACTCTCAATATGAAGTTCATAAAAAACGACTTGAAACCTTGGAAATGTTAAGTTCACTATTACGAGAAGTACGACCAACTGGTTATAATACCGTAAGTTTGGAAATCGTTAAAGAAGTTATAGATGTGCAGTTAGAAATGATGCATATAAACTTAAAAAGAGTATTTAAACCAAACGAGAATACCAATTattcaaaagaagaaataaaaaaacaaatagaaaTTTTTAATTCAGTTAATGATAAGATGGGAAATCTATGTAAAGACGTTAATGACAGTAATCCCAAATCCGTTAGTGATGTAGATGGATTGGATCATCTGTTATCGTCCAATATTTTGGTAAATTCTGATAAAGATACAGAACTCgatttaaaaaaagaaggtaaGACTAAAAATAAAGAAACTACTAGTGCTACAGAACTTAAAATTGAAGAAACAAAAAgcaagtaa